A single genomic interval of Halalkalibaculum roseum harbors:
- a CDS encoding DUF5343 domain-containing protein translates to MAVTESFLVNTNSFNAIIEALIELDEAPEEITDEFLVSLGFESPSDLLVVHMLKELDMVTVDGEPTELYHKMTNPDTTDEAIAKGLVHAYTDLFEQNREFHKLQKEDIHRELNEYFDGRKTDLIIKYMTNTLHKLVTYAGLNNVQKAVDAYFKDQPVPEQKSDDEGVTLDDEPVLSENGQDISKESEENIVEDASTDTEDAVEEDSELDDVFFGDDSDEEEAYEHEDSAALEDKAEETEAETEGKSSEGSINFDELPKVQKEEKGSKNIFDFFGSNKKNKVEEEEEPEEVEATGEEVAFETEVSDEADTEDNEIFAETEDEIELQDEEIEDIEETSESSEEAQEGQESLEQELLEINMESNNGYHTNGAETKENPMANLTNIPTNEKIEKAIIKKAELLYKLERFEDVLPAYNDVISYFDDADKDHLKEAVAKAVINRVAVLNKLDREDDLLPALDEVIKRFEDSSVTEYYEQASMAMLQKSQLLENGSPEELLSLYNDIIERLRNASSPKIKNQVDDIFINRVDVLNENGSDEELLDAVEDLIDRFKDSQLQNGQLEQAMYKRAEILENLNRDEEALEAYSEFIEKFGKTKEAV, encoded by the coding sequence ATGGCCGTTACCGAAAGCTTCCTTGTGAATACAAATTCATTCAATGCTATCATTGAAGCTCTTATTGAATTGGATGAAGCCCCTGAAGAGATTACGGATGAGTTTCTCGTCTCTTTAGGATTTGAAAGTCCCAGTGATTTGCTGGTTGTTCATATGTTGAAAGAGTTGGATATGGTTACCGTCGACGGTGAACCTACCGAGCTCTATCATAAAATGACGAATCCGGATACCACGGATGAAGCCATCGCAAAAGGACTGGTTCATGCTTATACCGATTTATTTGAGCAAAACCGGGAATTCCACAAACTTCAAAAAGAAGATATTCACCGGGAATTGAACGAATATTTTGATGGGCGTAAAACCGATCTGATTATCAAATACATGACCAACACGCTTCACAAATTGGTCACTTATGCCGGTTTGAACAATGTACAGAAGGCTGTTGATGCTTATTTCAAAGATCAACCGGTTCCAGAACAAAAGTCCGATGATGAAGGAGTAACTCTGGACGACGAACCGGTACTCTCTGAAAACGGACAAGATATTTCTAAAGAGTCAGAAGAAAATATCGTAGAAGATGCTTCGACAGATACGGAAGATGCTGTTGAAGAAGATTCCGAACTTGATGATGTATTCTTCGGTGATGATTCAGATGAGGAAGAAGCTTATGAACACGAAGATAGTGCCGCGCTGGAAGATAAGGCGGAAGAGACAGAGGCTGAAACCGAAGGCAAAAGCTCGGAAGGAAGTATAAACTTCGATGAGCTGCCCAAGGTTCAGAAGGAAGAAAAAGGATCCAAAAATATCTTCGACTTTTTCGGCAGTAATAAAAAAAATAAAGTGGAAGAGGAAGAAGAGCCGGAAGAAGTTGAAGCTACCGGTGAAGAAGTTGCTTTTGAAACTGAAGTTTCTGACGAGGCCGACACTGAAGACAATGAAATCTTTGCCGAAACCGAAGATGAAATTGAGCTTCAAGACGAAGAAATAGAAGATATAGAAGAGACATCAGAGAGCAGCGAAGAAGCTCAGGAAGGTCAGGAATCACTTGAACAAGAACTGCTTGAAATTAATATGGAATCTAATAACGGATATCACACTAACGGAGCGGAAACTAAAGAGAACCCCATGGCGAATCTTACCAACATCCCAACGAACGAAAAAATTGAAAAGGCAATCATCAAAAAAGCAGAACTGCTTTACAAGCTGGAACGCTTTGAAGATGTTCTGCCTGCCTATAATGATGTCATATCCTACTTTGACGATGCAGATAAGGATCATCTGAAAGAGGCCGTGGCTAAAGCCGTGATCAATCGTGTAGCCGTACTCAACAAACTTGACCGTGAAGACGACCTCCTCCCTGCTCTTGACGAAGTAATAAAGCGTTTTGAAGATTCGTCCGTCACCGAGTATTATGAGCAAGCCTCTATGGCCATGCTACAGAAGTCACAACTGCTGGAAAACGGTTCACCCGAAGAGCTATTGTCGCTGTATAATGATATTATCGAGCGCCTGAGAAATGCCAGCAGCCCGAAGATCAAGAACCAGGTTGACGACATATTCATCAACAGAGTAGATGTTCTGAATGAAAACGGTTCCGATGAAGAGTTACTGGATGCTGTAGAAGATCTAATCGACCGTTTCAAAGATTCACAGCTGCAAAACGGACAGCTGGAGCAGGCCATGTATAAAAGAGCCGAAATTCTGGAGAATCTCAATCGTGATGAAGAGGCGCTTGAAGCATACTCCGAATTTATTGAGAAGTTTGGTAAAACAAAGGAAGCAGTTTAG
- a CDS encoding amidohydrolase family protein, producing MKKFLKVFSVILGVLLVAGVSAYFIWFHNTEEHTLKLDPKEVYATQNSPRYLITNANVVDVESGTILENKHLTVRNGIVARIFEGSIHDSLRENYTIVNAENRFLMPGMIDMHAHLNSGGLIPPDESTRPMALEQFARYGVSTIFTLGGHGFNQEITADLIDKQKSNELIGPQIFATGDILTAPGGYPIPLVPMMTGIPADEIDLDEQGILTVSEESDFDAIFSKKKELGLNGIKIMVESGLGGASEEPRISDATLQKIVQIASEYNLSVFAHVSRQDDLEDAIHAGVDVIVHTVADQVLKDAETLFEKMKEDSIYYTPTLSIAYMYQYVASAEILEDPFLMQYSSERTNRSLENWPVRQLMVQSSGVDTDQHKQNMMQNFSLFYKAGVPILMGSDAGNPSVIPGYSAHKELEFMSDGGMSNAEVLRAATIIPAQFLGVDDITGSIGIGKMASFIMLDDNPLKDVRNSRSIHRVMLEGYWIE from the coding sequence ATGAAAAAATTTCTTAAGGTCTTTAGCGTCATTTTGGGAGTACTCTTAGTAGCCGGAGTGAGTGCCTATTTTATCTGGTTCCATAATACTGAAGAACACACTCTGAAGCTTGATCCCAAAGAAGTCTATGCTACTCAAAATAGCCCTCGGTACCTGATTACGAATGCAAATGTTGTTGATGTTGAATCCGGCACTATTTTAGAAAATAAGCATCTGACGGTACGTAATGGTATTGTTGCGCGAATATTTGAGGGGTCCATACACGATAGCCTGAGGGAGAACTATACCATCGTAAACGCAGAAAACCGTTTTCTGATGCCGGGGATGATCGATATGCATGCACATCTGAACAGTGGCGGTTTGATTCCCCCGGACGAATCAACACGACCGATGGCGCTTGAACAATTTGCACGATACGGTGTCAGTACAATATTTACACTAGGCGGTCATGGGTTCAATCAAGAGATCACAGCGGACTTAATTGATAAACAGAAGAGTAATGAATTAATAGGTCCCCAAATATTTGCTACCGGTGATATCCTCACTGCTCCTGGCGGTTATCCTATACCTTTAGTCCCCATGATGACAGGAATCCCCGCAGATGAAATTGATCTGGATGAACAGGGAATTTTAACTGTAAGTGAAGAATCCGATTTTGACGCTATTTTTTCAAAGAAGAAAGAACTTGGTCTTAACGGTATCAAAATAATGGTTGAATCCGGTTTGGGTGGCGCCTCAGAAGAACCGAGAATATCGGATGCAACCCTCCAAAAAATAGTTCAAATCGCTTCCGAATATAATCTGTCTGTCTTTGCCCATGTTTCCCGGCAGGATGATCTGGAGGATGCCATCCACGCCGGTGTTGACGTTATTGTCCATACGGTGGCAGACCAGGTGCTTAAGGATGCAGAAACTTTGTTTGAGAAGATGAAGGAAGATTCGATTTATTATACTCCTACCTTATCCATTGCTTACATGTATCAATATGTGGCCTCTGCTGAGATTCTGGAAGACCCCTTTCTCATGCAATATAGTTCAGAAAGAACAAATCGCAGTCTTGAAAACTGGCCGGTGCGGCAGCTGATGGTACAAAGCTCAGGTGTTGATACTGACCAACATAAACAGAATATGATGCAGAACTTTTCCCTCTTCTATAAAGCGGGAGTTCCCATTCTAATGGGTTCGGATGCAGGTAATCCCTCAGTCATTCCGGGCTATAGCGCCCATAAAGAACTTGAATTCATGAGTGATGGTGGCATGTCGAATGCGGAAGTGCTTCGTGCAGCAACGATTATCCCTGCTCAATTTTTGGGAGTCGATGATATCACCGGAAGTATTGGTATAGGAAAAATGGCAAGTTTTATCATGCTGGACGATAACCCCTTGAAGGATGTTCGAAATTCCCGAAGTATCCACCGGGTTATGCTTGAAGGATATTGGATAGAGTAA
- a CDS encoding HAMP domain-containing sensor histidine kinase yields the protein MALTVKSKILMTVLSVVLMFTLFILFYFPSRQERVLLENYNEEIENFANSVALGVKIALTEQNFEGVETAIDFVRDDHRLEFVSLIQIDTLRNAADDSYSVQKTVFKTFPEGVKVDVNARSNEDFIYKSSSFSTPIMTGEVMLSFSTQEIVASMEQIRLTSILASLIVFGIGLGIGFMLARNISGPVLALRDAAKKVGEGDLSQSVDNKSTDEIGELAVAFNKMVKKLNVEAAMEKIRTRTIAMQESSEWQEVMQVFFKQMRHLGFEAPAYRVVLWDMHSGKWNYWIYNADTNQITRLESSLDERMGDLSGSGNSVKSPKGYVAYTISPDSGISSEQEFLNQLKEAVDNESPDLQLEESITVGMAETASGALEVIGADNLSSANQELLQRLAEVMDQSHTRLLDLEKSEAQALESHKQAALDRIRGEVASMRSRDDLNKIIPLVWRELTTLKVPFTRCGVFIIHEKDHTITCFLSMPDGKALGFFEMSIEDTPLTSRLYESWKESKIYTEHWNEENFLEWTNRLIELNHIDDQETYQGSAKPPKSLDLHFVPFEQGLLYVGNKNPLQEENLELVDSLAQVFSVAFARYEDFKKLERAKNAVEETLSELKSAQSQLVLSEKMASLGELTAGIAHEIQNPLNFVNNFSEISTEMISELDEEIENKNYREIIFIANDLRKNLEKINEHGKRASSIVKGMLEHSRDGNREKEFCDINNLADEYLRLAYHGLRAKDKSFNAKISVNLDPSLPKIKVVAQDISRVLLNLINNAFYAVSEKARTHGEDYEPIVMLSTEYVNRRIEIRVKDNGPGIPEEVADKIFQPFFTTKPTGKGTGLGLSISYDIVTKGHNGKLSMITETAQNGKAETGTEFVIVLPVN from the coding sequence ATGGCGCTGACTGTCAAAAGTAAAATTTTAATGACGGTACTTTCGGTAGTGCTGATGTTTACCCTTTTCATTCTCTTTTACTTTCCTTCCCGACAAGAAAGAGTGCTCCTTGAAAATTATAATGAAGAGATCGAGAACTTTGCCAATTCAGTAGCACTTGGTGTCAAAATTGCCCTGACGGAACAGAATTTTGAAGGGGTAGAAACAGCAATTGATTTTGTCAGGGACGACCATCGCCTTGAATTTGTAAGCCTCATCCAAATTGATACCCTCCGGAATGCTGCGGATGATTCTTACAGTGTGCAAAAGACAGTCTTCAAAACCTTCCCGGAAGGGGTAAAGGTTGACGTTAATGCCCGTTCAAATGAGGATTTCATTTACAAAAGTTCCTCTTTTTCGACTCCGATCATGACCGGGGAGGTCATGCTGAGTTTTTCTACCCAAGAGATCGTTGCCAGTATGGAGCAGATTCGCCTTACCTCCATTTTGGCAAGCTTGATTGTATTTGGAATAGGGCTTGGTATCGGCTTTATGCTGGCCAGAAATATATCGGGTCCGGTACTGGCGCTGAGGGATGCCGCTAAAAAAGTAGGAGAGGGAGACCTTTCTCAATCTGTGGATAATAAGTCTACAGATGAAATCGGTGAACTGGCGGTAGCTTTCAACAAAATGGTCAAGAAACTGAATGTGGAAGCCGCGATGGAAAAGATCCGAACCCGGACCATTGCCATGCAGGAGTCAAGTGAGTGGCAGGAAGTGATGCAGGTATTTTTCAAACAGATGCGACACCTGGGTTTTGAGGCGCCTGCTTATCGCGTGGTATTATGGGATATGCATTCCGGTAAATGGAATTACTGGATTTATAATGCCGACACTAATCAAATTACCCGATTGGAATCGTCTCTTGACGAGAGGATGGGGGATTTATCAGGATCCGGAAATTCGGTGAAGAGTCCAAAAGGATATGTGGCGTATACGATTTCACCTGATTCCGGTATATCTTCGGAACAGGAATTTTTAAATCAGTTAAAGGAAGCTGTAGATAATGAATCCCCCGACCTCCAACTTGAAGAATCCATAACAGTAGGTATGGCCGAAACTGCCTCGGGGGCGCTGGAAGTCATCGGGGCGGATAACTTGTCATCTGCCAATCAGGAGCTTCTTCAGCGACTTGCCGAGGTAATGGATCAATCGCACACCCGGCTTCTTGATTTGGAAAAATCAGAAGCCCAGGCCCTTGAGTCACATAAACAGGCTGCGCTCGATAGGATCAGGGGAGAGGTGGCCAGTATGCGGTCGCGAGACGACCTTAATAAGATTATTCCTCTGGTTTGGCGAGAGCTGACTACCCTGAAAGTACCCTTTACACGTTGCGGGGTCTTCATCATTCATGAAAAAGATCATACCATTACCTGTTTTCTTTCAATGCCGGATGGAAAGGCGCTCGGGTTTTTTGAGATGAGTATAGAGGATACTCCACTCACCTCCCGCTTGTATGAATCGTGGAAAGAATCAAAAATTTATACCGAGCACTGGAATGAAGAGAACTTCCTTGAGTGGACAAATCGTCTGATAGAGTTAAACCATATAGACGACCAGGAAACCTACCAGGGTTCGGCTAAACCACCTAAATCTCTGGACCTGCACTTTGTTCCCTTTGAACAGGGCTTGCTATATGTTGGCAACAAGAATCCCTTGCAGGAAGAGAACCTCGAACTGGTGGATTCCCTTGCGCAGGTATTCTCGGTGGCCTTTGCACGCTACGAAGACTTTAAGAAACTCGAGCGAGCGAAAAATGCCGTTGAGGAGACGCTCTCCGAATTGAAATCCGCCCAATCGCAATTGGTTCTGTCTGAGAAGATGGCATCACTGGGAGAACTCACTGCAGGTATCGCCCATGAAATCCAGAACCCGCTGAATTTTGTGAATAATTTTTCCGAGATCAGCACCGAAATGATTAGCGAACTGGACGAGGAGATCGAAAATAAGAATTACCGGGAAATCATATTCATTGCCAATGATCTTCGAAAGAATCTGGAAAAGATTAATGAACACGGCAAGAGGGCAAGCAGTATCGTGAAGGGTATGCTTGAGCACTCCAGGGACGGTAATCGTGAAAAAGAGTTCTGCGACATCAATAATCTTGCAGATGAATACCTGCGACTGGCCTATCACGGTTTGCGGGCTAAGGACAAATCTTTTAATGCAAAGATCAGCGTTAATCTCGATCCTTCTCTTCCCAAAATTAAAGTGGTGGCCCAGGATATCAGTAGGGTATTGCTGAACCTGATCAACAACGCTTTCTATGCCGTTAGCGAAAAAGCAAGAACACATGGGGAAGATTATGAACCTATTGTTATGCTCAGTACAGAGTATGTAAACCGGCGGATTGAAATAAGAGTGAAAGACAACGGACCCGGTATCCCGGAAGAGGTTGCCGATAAAATTTTCCAGCCCTTTTTTACCACCAAACCTACCGGTAAAGGAACGGGTCTTGGTTTAAGCATCAGCTACGATATCGTCACCAAAGGTCATAACGGTAAGCTCTCCATGATTACCGAAACTGCTCAAAACGGGAAAGCAGAAACCGGAACGGAATTTGTCATTGTGCTTCCGGTAAACTGA
- a CDS encoding ABC transporter ATP-binding protein: MLGSLKKLNSYFKKYRGTIILGSIFLTAANFFLVWIPVLIRRTMDEVGAFEKGLDTDFSSLYNVLFDSQASWILAKNSLFLVGTVLAYGILLFATRQTLIVTSRKIEFDLRNDIFDKLLKLPQRFYSKYSSGEVYIRATEDVGKVREYFGPAYMYTVNTITRAGFIITMMIIVSPELTFWALLPLPFLSAFAYWVSGYINDYSRIIQEQYSTIAGRAKESFSSIRLIKAYNREEYEQGRFEKESESYRKKKLKLDLVESLFHPTLNLLIGVSVIIVIWKAGQLVIENTLTVGNILEFIVYVAYLTWPVASLGYTVNRFQRSMASWKRIDEVLTEDVDIEDKAGTDEDIVEIKGKIEFKNVSFKYPGADSYALKDLNLVIEPGENAAIVGRTGSGKTTIIRLIPRLFEPTEGEILIDGNNIEDIPLDTLRKNIGLVPQDTFLFSDTIGENISFGTVDASQKEIEEAAEKAQVRDNILDFEKKFETMLGERGITLSGGQKQRTAIARALIRDPKIIILDDSLSAVDTKTEEAILQHLRKELKGRTTIMISHRISTIKDADIIYFVKEGTIVEKGTHDELLEKEGHYSAMYNKQLIEEELAEI, encoded by the coding sequence TTGCTAGGTTCATTAAAAAAACTTAACAGCTACTTTAAGAAGTATAGGGGTACCATCATACTGGGATCCATATTTCTGACGGCAGCCAATTTTTTCCTTGTCTGGATCCCGGTACTCATCCGTAGAACCATGGATGAAGTCGGTGCTTTCGAGAAAGGTTTGGATACCGACTTTTCCTCCTTATATAATGTTTTGTTTGACAGCCAGGCCTCATGGATACTGGCTAAAAACTCGCTCTTCCTGGTAGGCACGGTTCTAGCCTACGGAATACTTCTTTTTGCAACCCGGCAGACCCTCATCGTTACCTCTCGGAAAATTGAATTTGATCTGCGCAACGATATTTTCGACAAGCTCCTAAAACTACCACAGCGTTTTTACAGCAAGTACTCCTCAGGTGAAGTTTATATCAGGGCAACGGAAGATGTGGGCAAGGTAAGGGAGTATTTTGGACCTGCCTACATGTATACGGTTAATACCATTACCCGTGCCGGTTTTATCATAACCATGATGATCATTGTAAGTCCTGAGCTTACTTTCTGGGCACTGCTGCCACTGCCTTTCCTATCGGCATTTGCGTACTGGGTGAGTGGGTATATAAACGACTATTCAAGAATTATTCAGGAACAGTATTCTACTATTGCAGGTAGGGCTAAGGAGTCATTTTCCAGCATAAGATTGATTAAGGCTTATAATCGGGAAGAATATGAGCAGGGTCGCTTTGAGAAGGAGAGTGAGTCATACCGAAAGAAGAAGCTGAAATTGGATCTTGTGGAATCGCTATTCCACCCGACCTTGAATCTATTGATCGGTGTCTCAGTGATCATCGTTATTTGGAAAGCCGGTCAGCTGGTAATTGAGAACACCTTGACGGTGGGTAATATTTTAGAATTCATCGTTTATGTAGCTTACCTGACCTGGCCGGTAGCTTCACTGGGATATACCGTAAATCGTTTTCAGCGTTCTATGGCATCCTGGAAACGGATCGATGAAGTATTGACGGAGGATGTAGATATTGAAGATAAGGCGGGAACCGACGAGGATATAGTTGAGATTAAGGGTAAAATTGAATTCAAGAACGTGAGCTTTAAGTATCCCGGTGCCGACAGTTACGCCCTGAAGGATCTCAACCTTGTAATTGAACCCGGTGAAAATGCGGCAATCGTTGGTCGTACCGGTAGCGGTAAAACAACCATTATTAGACTGATACCCCGATTATTTGAACCTACGGAAGGGGAGATCCTGATTGATGGGAACAATATTGAAGATATTCCTTTAGATACTTTACGTAAGAACATAGGTCTGGTACCTCAGGATACCTTTCTCTTTTCGGATACCATAGGTGAGAATATTTCTTTTGGTACGGTTGATGCTAGCCAGAAAGAAATTGAGGAAGCCGCAGAAAAGGCCCAGGTTCGTGATAATATTTTGGATTTTGAGAAAAAATTTGAGACTATGTTAGGTGAGCGGGGTATTACATTGTCCGGCGGTCAAAAACAGAGAACCGCTATAGCCCGTGCACTGATTAGGGATCCAAAAATTATAATCCTTGATGATTCATTGAGTGCGGTAGATACAAAAACCGAAGAAGCTATTCTGCAGCATCTCAGAAAAGAATTGAAAGGCAGGACAACAATAATGATAAGCCATCGTATATCTACCATAAAGGATGCCGACATAATATATTTTGTGAAAGAAGGTACCATTGTAGAAAAAGGCACGCACGACGAATTACTCGAAAAAGAAGGCCATTACTCAGCCATGTATAACAAACAATTAATAGAAGAAGAGTTGGCTGAAATTTAA
- the rnz gene encoding ribonuclease Z, which yields MIIVPLGVASATPTATRHLSSVALWREGSVYLFDCGENAQMRMLQAGLKRSQIECIFISHFDTDHYSGLIGLLSTLQLQRRDKKLTIVGPEGLQDFVEWNFDFANINLNYPIEFVEVSEDFEEERVVDEDEFYVEARPLNHSKFCMGFRFQEKDKPGKVDADKAQAQGISEDWQYKDLKAGKDVELDDGTIVKSADIVGHPRPGDSFAYITDTKYCPNSVKLGMNTNVLFHEATFSESLSDKAEETGHSTAKDAARVANEAKTKLLVITHFSARYTNEYVLLREARDDFFPTWVATELRPIFTDPAHEKGIIQPKVYLKEINGNKGGSNDKSSNSNRGGGKKKRFRKRKSRSSSKSSKSYKKRSRSSNSSDSGKSRRTSGKYRNSRSDQSSNDDNGNQRKPKQITPRTPFDDFNRF from the coding sequence ATGATTATCGTTCCATTAGGTGTTGCTTCCGCAACCCCAACCGCTACCCGTCACCTGTCTTCGGTAGCTTTATGGAGAGAAGGAAGTGTATACTTATTTGACTGTGGCGAAAATGCACAGATGAGAATGCTTCAGGCAGGTCTGAAACGATCTCAGATTGAGTGCATATTTATCTCGCATTTTGATACCGACCACTATTCAGGTTTAATCGGTCTGCTCTCAACCCTGCAGCTGCAGCGAAGAGATAAAAAATTGACCATTGTAGGTCCGGAAGGCCTGCAGGATTTTGTGGAGTGGAATTTCGATTTTGCCAATATTAACCTGAACTATCCCATTGAATTCGTTGAAGTCAGCGAAGATTTTGAAGAGGAGAGGGTAGTGGATGAAGATGAGTTTTATGTAGAAGCCCGTCCCCTGAATCACTCGAAATTCTGCATGGGTTTCCGCTTCCAGGAGAAAGACAAACCCGGCAAAGTAGATGCCGATAAAGCACAGGCACAGGGTATCAGTGAAGACTGGCAATATAAAGACCTGAAAGCCGGAAAAGATGTGGAACTGGATGACGGCACCATCGTTAAGTCGGCCGACATTGTTGGACATCCGCGTCCCGGCGACAGTTTTGCTTATATAACCGACACTAAATATTGTCCCAATTCGGTGAAATTGGGGATGAACACCAATGTACTATTCCATGAAGCAACCTTCAGTGAAAGCCTGTCGGATAAAGCGGAAGAAACAGGACATTCTACGGCAAAGGATGCCGCACGTGTTGCCAATGAGGCCAAAACCAAATTATTGGTCATTACCCACTTCTCAGCACGTTATACCAATGAATATGTACTGTTGAGAGAAGCCAGGGATGATTTCTTCCCAACATGGGTGGCCACCGAACTGCGTCCAATATTTACAGATCCCGCACACGAAAAAGGCATCATTCAGCCTAAAGTGTATCTCAAGGAGATCAATGGAAATAAGGGCGGTTCTAACGACAAGAGTTCAAATAGCAACAGGGGTGGTGGAAAGAAAAAACGGTTCCGGAAGAGAAAAAGCCGCTCGAGCAGCAAGTCTTCAAAAAGCTATAAGAAGCGAAGCAGAAGCAGCAACAGCAGCGATTCCGGAAAGAGTAGAAGAACCAGCGGCAAGTATCGAAACTCTCGTAGCGACCAAAGCTCAAACGACGATAACGGAAATCAAAGAAAGCCAAAGCAGATTACGCCGCGTACTCCCTTTGACGATTTCAACCGGTTCTAA
- a CDS encoding ABC transporter transmembrane domain-containing protein, whose amino-acid sequence MSQSNSDKAVDTDLLRRLYQFIKPYRWYVLLGIVLTLSASFLGTIRPKLTQLAVDDYIAQNDFQGLLWIILLLTAALVGEFIILVANTYLTRWFGQGTLYSLRNAVFEKIQSLHVQFFDKNPIGRLITRTTSDIEALSELLSDGVVNIIGDMFRIFFILYFMFSMSWELTLVSVSVLPLLFYGTFLFKAKVRVAFLNVRDQISRLNSFVQEHINGMAIVQLFNREEKEREKFKSINNSHKEAYIETIFYFAIFWPLVEVLASLAMALVIWYGGGRALMDQVTFGILLAFVQYVRQFFRPIQGLSEKFNTLQSALASSERIFGVLDTPNRVKDPEKPVHIEEPKGHISFKDVWFGYNEDETILKNVSFEAKPGETVAIVGATGAGKTTIINLLMRFYDINEGSIQLDGVDIRDLKIEELRSNFALVLQDNTLFSGTIMDNITLGNKNISEELVKETARKIEAHKFIEKLPGAYNYELSERGASISMGQRQLICFVRAMVYDPNILILDEATSSVDSETEVIVNKACDKLMEGRTSIVIAHRLSTIQGADKILVMHKGEIREKGTHQHLLKKGDGIYRKLYELQYKDQLLPAAKSA is encoded by the coding sequence GTGAGTCAATCTAATAGTGATAAAGCCGTTGATACGGATCTCCTTCGACGGCTTTATCAATTTATAAAACCTTATCGATGGTACGTTCTGCTGGGCATCGTTCTGACGCTTAGCGCATCTTTTCTGGGTACCATACGTCCAAAACTTACCCAACTCGCGGTTGATGACTATATCGCTCAGAATGACTTTCAGGGCCTGCTGTGGATCATTCTACTGCTTACCGCAGCGCTGGTAGGGGAATTCATCATACTCGTAGCCAATACCTACCTTACACGATGGTTCGGACAGGGTACGCTCTATAGTTTGCGAAATGCCGTGTTCGAAAAAATTCAGTCACTGCATGTCCAGTTTTTTGATAAGAATCCTATTGGTCGACTCATTACCCGAACAACCAGTGATATTGAAGCACTGAGTGAGCTGCTCAGTGATGGGGTAGTCAATATCATAGGAGACATGTTCCGTATCTTTTTTATTCTCTATTTCATGTTCAGCATGAGCTGGGAACTGACCCTGGTGTCCGTTTCAGTTCTGCCGCTTCTATTCTACGGTACCTTCCTGTTCAAGGCCAAGGTTAGGGTAGCCTTTTTGAATGTCAGGGATCAGATTTCCCGCCTGAATTCTTTTGTGCAGGAGCATATCAATGGGATGGCTATTGTACAACTCTTTAACCGAGAGGAGAAGGAGCGTGAAAAATTCAAATCGATCAACAATTCGCACAAAGAAGCCTACATAGAAACGATATTCTACTTTGCCATTTTCTGGCCACTGGTCGAGGTATTAGCCAGTCTGGCTATGGCACTGGTTATCTGGTACGGCGGCGGTAGAGCGCTGATGGATCAGGTTACTTTCGGTATCCTGCTTGCTTTCGTTCAGTATGTACGACAGTTTTTCCGGCCTATACAGGGACTTTCTGAAAAGTTCAACACTCTTCAATCGGCCCTGGCTTCTTCCGAGCGGATTTTCGGGGTACTGGATACGCCCAACCGGGTCAAGGATCCGGAAAAGCCGGTACATATCGAGGAGCCCAAGGGACACATCTCATTCAAGGATGTCTGGTTTGGATACAATGAGGACGAGACTATTCTAAAAAATGTCTCATTTGAGGCCAAACCGGGAGAGACAGTGGCAATTGTAGGAGCTACCGGTGCAGGAAAAACCACCATCATTAACCTTCTGATGCGATTTTATGATATTAACGAAGGTTCCATTCAGCTGGATGGGGTGGATATTCGTGATCTGAAAATAGAAGAGCTGCGTTCCAACTTCGCATTAGTGCTGCAGGATAACACACTCTTTTCCGGCACCATCATGGATAATATTACCCTGGGCAATAAGAATATCTCAGAAGAGCTGGTCAAAGAGACTGCCAGGAAAATTGAGGCCCATAAGTTTATTGAAAAACTTCCCGGTGCTTACAACTACGAACTGAGTGAGCGGGGAGCTTCCATATCCATGGGTCAGAGACAGCTTATCTGTTTTGTCAGGGCTATGGTCTACGACCCTAATATTTTGATTCTTGATGAAGCAACCTCCAGCGTGGATTCCGAAACCGAAGTAATTGTTAATAAAGCCTGTGATAAACTGATGGAAGGGCGGACTTCCATAGTTATCGCCCATCGCCTATCTACCATACAAGGCGCGGATAAGATTTTGGTGATGCACAAAGGAGAAATTCGTGAGAAGGGTACGCACCAGCATCTGCTGAAAAAAGGCGACGGTATCTACCGAAAGCTCTATGAGCTTCAGTACAAAGATCAGTTGTTGCCCGCTGCGAAATCAGCCTAG